ATTTAGCTAAGGCATTGATATCATTGCAAAAAGAAAACAAGAAGCCACTCAAGGGTTTGGTATTAGATTTGCGCAATAATCCTGGTGGTCTATTAGATGCTGCCGTAGGAGTATCAGCAGCATTCTTGCCAAAAGACAAATTAGTTGTATATACGGAAGGCAGAATAGAAGATTCAAAAATGAATTTAACAGCCAATCCGAGAGATTATGCACGCCGTGGCAAATCAGATTATCTTAAAACAGTGCCTGAAGATTATAAAACAACGCCAATTGTTGTTTTGTTAAATGCAGGCTCTGCATCAGCATCTGAAATCGTTGCTGGCGCACTGCAAGACCATAAACGTGCAACCATTTTAGGTGTCACCAGTTTTGGTAAGGGCTCTGTACAAACCATTTTACCAATGAATAATGGCAGTGCAATTAAGCTCACAACTGCACGTTATTTCACACCAAATGGACGCTCTATCCAAGCAAAAGGTATTGAGCCCGATATTCAAGTTGGTGATGGTTCCGACGATTCATTAAAAGTACATGAAGCAGACTTAACGGGCCATTTATCCAATCCTAAAGATAGTTTACAAGATGGAGGTAACGTTAAACCGACTGACGAGGTAAGCAAACAAAAAGAAGAGGCAATGATAAAAGCCAAGGAAGAGAAATTTGCAGAGCCAAAAGGTCCTATTGAACCAGCGACTAAAGATGACTTTCAATTTGTACAAGCGATGAATGTATTAAAAGGACTGCCTGTTGAATCTATACCAAAAGAGAAAGAAAAATCAGCAGAGAATGCAGTAAATACCAAACAAACTGACAATAAAAAAACAGATAAAAAGTAACCTAATCACGTATTTAAAGCAAACCCTGTAGTGATAGCTGCTACAGGGTTTTTTGTTACAAAAAAACACATAAAATTAGTTGCTTTAATAACAATTTAAATTAAACTGGCTCCATGTTGATGGATAGATTTATTAAGACATTTGATACGGCATTACGTACTGTTTTTGCAGAAGCAAAAGCAACGCGCGCACACCCAGACGCCGCAATTGAAGATGATGAAATAACGTCGAATGAAAAACGAAAAGTGATTGGCTTAATGCGCGTCAATCATGTTGGTGAAGTCTGTGCACAAGCTTTGTATAGTGGCCAAGCATTGACCTCACGCAATCCAGAAGTAGTAGCAGCGCTAGAACATGCTGCCAAAGAGGAAACAGACCATCTTGCATGGTGTGAATCTCGAATAAATGCGTTGGGAGGCAGAAAAAGCTTTCTCAACCCACTATGGTACATGGGCAGTTTTACAATAGGCGCTATAGCTGGCGCAATTGGTGATAAATGGAATTTAGGCTTTTTAGCAGAAACCGAGCAACAAGTGAGTGCTCACCTAGCTAGCCACTTAGCACAATTACCTAATCACGATAAAAAAACAAGGGCAATAATTGAGCAAATGCATATTGATGAAATATCTCACGCACAAGAAGCGGTTAATTTAGGCGCAGCTGAACTTCCCGCTTCTATCAAAAAAGTCATGAGAACTTCATCAAAAGTAATGACAACAACTGCGTATTACGTTTAAAGGGTTGAAATGGATAAGTTTAAAGATGTATTACTGGATTTAGACGATGCGGACGATGTGCTTCGCATTGAACTGTATTATGAGGATGGTGAATCGGCAGGCGTTATTCACAATAGACCAGGTAGTGCTGGCTCAGTAAAAGTGTTTAATCACTTATACAAAACGTTTGGAAGCATTAATATTGATGCAGCAGTAGAAGGCTTGTCGTTATACGCAGAGCATACGGCAGATGCGGAAGACAATCCTGGCAAACATCCTAATATTGATCGATTATTTAATGTTATCGAAGACCAAGATCCATTAACAGTAAAGATTATTTATGCCCAAGATAGCTAGTCTGCTAGTCTGCTAGTCTATGCGTAGCTTATGCTGATAGTCGCGCAATAGGCGGATGATAAATAAGCTCGAGCAAATGACCGACCGCATCCAAGCAATAGAACCCACGTGAACCATCCCGGTGGGTTTTAGGCTTCTCTGTTATTCGTACACCTTCCTTAACAAAATAATCGTACCAGTCATCTACGGCTTCTGGTCGATCCAGTACAAACCCAATGTGATCGAGTCGCTGCCTTGCATCAGGCGTGTAATCTACGCGATGCAGCGCAAATACATCACCTTGATTGGTTAAATATACATTATCAGCGTCTGGCTGCCATTCAATCTGCATTCCCATGATGCGGGTATAAAAATCAATTGCAGTTTCCAATTCCTTCACAAACAGTGCAATATGCCGAATCCCAATCATGCCATCAGGCTGAATCATGCTTGAATAACCTCCACTGCTTTAATTTCATAATCATGCGTAATGACTACACTTTTGCTCAGCATAATAGATGCAGAGCAATATTTCTCTGCTGATAAAGACACTGCACGCTGAACTTGTTTATCGTTTAAATCACGCCCAGTCACCACAAAATGGACATGAATCTTGGTAAATACTTTGGGGACATCAGCAGCGCGCTCTGCAGTAATTTCTGCCACGCAATCTGTCACCGCTTGACGAGACTTTTTAAGGATGGTCACAACATCAAATGAGGTACATCCACCCATACCAATTAATAACATCTCCATTGGGCGCATGCCGATGTTACGGCCACCATTTTCAGGTGCGCCATCCATCACAACAGCATGCCCAGTTTCAGATTCACCAATAAAGGCGACATCCTCAATCCATTTAATGCGGACCTGCATTTACTTCACATCCAGTAGTTCAACATCAAATACTAAAGTTGCATTTGGCGGTATCACACCGCCAGCGCCGCGTGCACCATAGCCCATTTCAGATGGAATAATTAATGTACGTTTACCGCCAATTTTCATCCCCGCAAAGCCTTGATCCCAACCCTGAATGACCTGTCCAGCTCCTAAAGCAAACTCAAATGGTTGACCTCTATCCACTGAACTATCAAATTTTTCACCTTTCTTGTCTGGTGCGTTTTCGTCATATAGCCAGCCTGTATAATGGACAGATACCATAAAGCCTGGCTCCGCTTCACGTCCATCACCAACAACGGTATCATTTTTCATTAGTTCAGTTATTGTTTGTGTCATGCCTGTTGTTTCCTTATTGTCATTTGTAAGATGGTTAGACTCTGCCTGGCACGCATTTAATAATGATAACAAGCATGCGGCTAAAATAATTGGTTTTAATTGGTTCATCATGGTCACTCAACGATCATTTAAAAGAAGTCAATATGATACTGCATAATCATTTAAGTTCTAAAGAACCATGCAATCAAGGGCGTTCATATACCCATTTAATCAATGCATCTTGCGCATTTTTACTAGAAGATGCTTTGATGTCGTTCACAATCATCACCACTACATTGCGCCGGTTTTTTGCATCTAATACATAGCCCGCAATAGCACTAACACCATTGATAGAGCCTGTTTTCATATGCGCTCTAGCACTGACTTGCGTGCCTTTTAATCGATTGATTAATGTACCATCCAATGAAAGAATAGGTAAGGATGACAGCAGTTCTGGCATAGTGGGCCCTTGATAAGCATCAATCAACATCTGGCCTAAGTTGTTGACGGCAACACGCTCAACACGAGACAATCCAGAACCGTTTTCTATCACTAGCTTATCGACATTTCTCCCTTTATCCATCAGCCAAGATTTAACCGCCAACATGCCACTTACTTCACTTGCAGGCTGTCCTTGCTGTTCTGCGCCTATTGTTAGCAATAGCTGCTTAGCCATCACATTATTGCTCCATTTATTAATGTCTCGCACCACATTTGCTAAGGGCTGAGAAGCTTGCTCGGCTAATTTAATTACTTGCAATGGCATTTCATTTTGACTTCTCACATTGCCATTAAACGTTCCACCCAGTTCACGCCATAGCTTACGAAACATAAAAAAAGCGTACTGTTCATCATCAAATACACTCAACTCCAAATATTTTTCGCCACATTCAGCAGAAAATCGGCCGGTAAATGTCACTATTGCTTTTGTTTTACTTGCATCTACATCGTAG
This region of Methylophilaceae bacterium genomic DNA includes:
- a CDS encoding S41 family peptidase, with the protein product MHAIFKKFGLILSGILIGLLISLNLSALAEKVGGTDLPIDDLRIFAEVFGKVKTDYVESVEDKKLIDEALSGMLQGLDPHSAYMDKDAYKDLQAGTQGEFGGLGIEVSMEDGLVKVVTPIEDSPAYKVGLQAGDLVMKLDDKQVRGMTLNDAVKIMRGAPGTKINLTILRKNVDKPLTFTITRDTIKSQSVKNKYLEQDYGYVRITQFQEHTGEDLAKALISLQKENKKPLKGLVLDLRNNPGGLLDAAVGVSAAFLPKDKLVVYTEGRIEDSKMNLTANPRDYARRGKSDYLKTVPEDYKTTPIVVLLNAGSASASEIVAGALQDHKRATILGVTSFGKGSVQTILPMNNGSAIKLTTARYFTPNGRSIQAKGIEPDIQVGDGSDDSLKVHEADLTGHLSNPKDSLQDGGNVKPTDEVSKQKEEAMIKAKEEKFAEPKGPIEPATKDDFQFVQAMNVLKGLPVESIPKEKEKSAENAVNTKQTDNKKTDKK
- the coq7 gene encoding 2-polyprenyl-3-methyl-6-methoxy-1,4-benzoquinone monooxygenase, whose product is MLMDRFIKTFDTALRTVFAEAKATRAHPDAAIEDDEITSNEKRKVIGLMRVNHVGEVCAQALYSGQALTSRNPEVVAALEHAAKEETDHLAWCESRINALGGRKSFLNPLWYMGSFTIGAIAGAIGDKWNLGFLAETEQQVSAHLASHLAQLPNHDKKTRAIIEQMHIDEISHAQEAVNLGAAELPASIKKVMRTSSKVMTTTAYYV
- a CDS encoding DUF2322 family protein, with protein sequence MDKFKDVLLDLDDADDVLRIELYYEDGESAGVIHNRPGSAGSVKVFNHLYKTFGSINIDAAVEGLSLYAEHTADAEDNPGKHPNIDRLFNVIEDQDPLTVKIIYAQDS
- a CDS encoding VOC family protein — encoded protein: MIQPDGMIGIRHIALFVKELETAIDFYTRIMGMQIEWQPDADNVYLTNQGDVFALHRVDYTPDARQRLDHIGFVLDRPEAVDDWYDYFVKEGVRITEKPKTHRDGSRGFYCLDAVGHLLELIYHPPIARLSA
- a CDS encoding OsmC family protein, which encodes MQVRIKWIEDVAFIGESETGHAVVMDGAPENGGRNIGMRPMEMLLIGMGGCTSFDVVTILKKSRQAVTDCVAEITAERAADVPKVFTKIHVHFVVTGRDLNDKQVQRAVSLSAEKYCSASIMLSKSVVITHDYEIKAVEVIQA
- a CDS encoding FKBP-type peptidyl-prolyl cis-trans isomerase, whose amino-acid sequence is MTQTITELMKNDTVVGDGREAEPGFMVSVHYTGWLYDENAPDKKGEKFDSSVDRGQPFEFALGAGQVIQGWDQGFAGMKIGGKRTLIIPSEMGYGARGAGGVIPPNATLVFDVELLDVK
- the dacB gene encoding D-alanyl-D-alanine carboxypeptidase/D-alanyl-D-alanine-endopeptidase, with protein sequence MNRLVIFFSLMLGANMVFAGLPVEIGNALKKAGIPESGTAIFVQAIDDDKPIISLNGDQPMHPASVMKLVTTYAALEILKPSFHWKTEVYRDAVIDHGVLHGNLIIKGYGDPSFKEDDFRQLLLRLRQQGLATIEGDLVIDKSYFANSIANHKVFDNEIWRAYNALPSAFLVNGRHTSFKLMAHKDAVNIAQEVPLPEVEIVNNMKLIKGGCGSWRDRLRYDVDASKTKAIVTFTGRFSAECGEKYLELSVFDDEQYAFFMFRKLWRELGGTFNGNVRSQNEMPLQVIKLAEQASQPLANVVRDINKWSNNVMAKQLLLTIGAEQQGQPASEVSGMLAVKSWLMDKGRNVDKLVIENGSGLSRVERVAVNNLGQMLIDAYQGPTMPELLSSLPILSLDGTLINRLKGTQVSARAHMKTGSINGVSAIAGYVLDAKNRRNVVVMIVNDIKASSSKNAQDALIKWVYERP